A single window of Cottoperca gobio chromosome 9, fCotGob3.1, whole genome shotgun sequence DNA harbors:
- the rimoc1 gene encoding RAB7A-interacting MON1-CCZ1 complex subunit 1 gives MADDYRRQGFELERRIFELDIKCSSLRAEKQDDDYLQNASAILDKLKSYYRQGGESSNLSKVLQDYTQVILDITFYEENKLVDQEFPEDCSPFKIQQLLQDLTEPEVLSGRLAPAQEVQSVLGLELLECLYWRRGALLYMYCHTLHQRKQWIKKNKDTFLKCIQEGVRYLMRMLQVRNSVKLNDGVVLHDTATANFLSEGIFSDTHLLTMMYIGEMCFWAVKYEDCSADTMDRKEDRLQFRDIGTQILNKYVLACEGPLQGQGWNTENAKEILSILQ, from the exons ATGGCCGACGACTATAGGCGACAAGGTTTCGAGTTGGAGAGAAGGATATTTGAGTTAGACATCAAGTGTTCCAGTCTCAGAGCTGAAAAGCAAG ATGATGACTATTTACAGAATGCGTCTGCCATACTAGACAAGTTGAAAAGCTATTACAGGCAAGGAGGGGAGAGTAGCAACCTTTCCAAGGTGCTTCAGGATTACACACAG GTGATCCTAGATATCACATTTTATGAAGAGAATAAACTGGTGGACCAGGAGTTCCCTGAGGACTGTTCACCATTTAAaatccagcagctgctgcaagACCTGACCGAGCCAGAAGTTTTGTCGGGGAGGCTAGCACCAGCACAAGaa GTGCAGTCTGTGTTGGGCCTAGAGCTGTTAGAATGCCTCTATTGGAGACGTGGAGCTCTGCTGTACATGTACTGCCACACCCTTCATCAACGAAAACAGTGGATTAAGAAAAACAAGGACACATTCCTTAAG TGTATTCAGGAAGGGGTGCGCTACCTAATGCGGATGCTGCAGGTGAGAAACTCTGTGAAACTCAACGATGGGGTTGTGCTCCATGACACTGCTACTGCAAACTTCCTATCTGAAG GCATCTTCTCCGACACACACCTGCTGACGATGATGTACATCGGGGAAATGTGTTTCTGGGCAGTCAAGTACGAGGACTGCAGCGCTGACACTATGGATCGCAAAGAAGATCGCCTCCAGTTTCGGGACATTGGCACACAGATCCTCAACAAATACGTGCTTGCCTGTGAGGGCCCTCTGCAGGGCCAGGGCTGGAATACAGAGAATGCCAAGGAAATCCTTAGT